The Solanum lycopersicum chromosome 9, SLM_r2.1 genome window below encodes:
- the LOC778232 gene encoding transcription factor pfi isoform X1, with protein sequence MSAASLRHFLESLCFKSPWNYAVFWKLQHQCPIILTWEDGYLDVPGAREPYRSQNGNYYSKNLSDLSPNCGSRSHNGYLSAHSIGLAVAEMSSTYHIAGKGVVGEVASLGIPRWISSDSVAPAELGFGSVAECPDKWMLQFVAGIKTILLVPCIPYGVLQLGSVETVAENMEMVTILAEEFDAHLKFVESFLPGGESCEFLLQSTLSETLNIPSATTTNKLSGQHMQNVLENENESKIGKFVEHMPNVLENAYKWEIPMQHVDMINLVKQLAHGYSDDNRSGITERSIVRSSCHTKDIDAFSYSSCNVGGVGVSNEVDFHFDGDMLDPRSLGMDCHNTILGNVSNSFSCSTERELHEAFGSTIHNLSGFSANPSSKSIYAADCTFNSEPSDGWHLKEDNAENLLEAVVASAYCFTDDYSLNKMAGLESLNMSSGKPVPSRKRLNQSAESDSVGDAVTRSTLTSASAGVDKYASTNCPHSASSFDYVVSTFDEGHHQTKVFSSLDCHKESKISNTNKKRRRSGDSHKPRPRDRQLIQDRLKELRQLVPSGAKCSIDGLLDKTIKHMLFLRSVTDQADKLRFQAQTEVAPDKNLQSPPIKSSNQQGTSWALELGSVDQICPIIVKDLEYPGHMLIEMMCDDHGRFLEISDVIHRLELTILKGVMEKRSESTWAHFIVEASGSFHRLDIFWPLMQLLQQVPSSVSRNI encoded by the exons ATGAGTGCTGCTTCCTTGAGGCATTTCCTTGAAAGTCTCTGCTTCAAATCTCCATGGAATTATGCAGTGTTCTGGAAGCTTCAGCACCAGTGTCCTAT CATTTTGACATGGGAAGATGGATATCTGGATGTTCCGGGTGCTAGAGAACCTTACAGAAGTCAAAATGGCAATTATTATAGCAAAAACTTGAGTGACTTATCCCCAAACTGTGGGtcaagatcacataatggataTTTGAGTGCACATTCAATTGGCTTAGCCGTGGCTGAGATGTCAAGTACTTATCACATTGCAGGAAAAGG GGTGGTAGGTGAAGTGGCTTCTTTGGGCATCCCCCGCTGGATTTCTTCCGACAGTGTAGCACCTGCAGAGCTTGGGTTTGGTTCTGTTGCTGAG TGTCCAGATAAGTGGATGCTTCAGTTTGTCGCTGGCATTAAG ACTATATTGCTGGTACCTTGTATACCTTATGGTGTTCTTCAATTAGGATCAGTGGAAACG GTAGCTGAAAACATGGAGATGGTTACCATTCTGGCTGAAGAATTTGATGCCCATCTCAAATTTGTGGAGAGCTTTTTACCTGGTGGAGAAAGCTGTGAATTTCTTCTACAATCTACTCTCTCAGAGACTTTGAATATACCATCTGCAACTACCACAAATAAG TTATCTGGACAACACATGCAAAATGTCCTCGAGAATGAAAATGAAAGCAAAATTGGCAAATTTGTTGAACACATGCCAAATGTTCTTGAAAATGCATATAAATGGGAAATTCCAATGCAACATGTGGACATGATTAATCTAGTGAAGCAACTTGCTCATGGATATTCTGATGATAATAGATCAGGGATAACCGAAAGAAGCATCGTTAGATCTTCTTGCCATACAAAAGATATAGATGCCTTTTCTTACTCTAGCTGCAATGTCGGCGGAGTCGGTGTTTCCAATGAGGTAGATTTTCACTTTGATGGAGACATGCTAGATCCACGATCTCTTGGAATGGATTGCCACAACACTATTCTTGGAAATGTAAGTAATTCTTTTAGCTGCTCGACAGAACGTGAACTACACGAAGCCTTTGGAAGTACAATTCACAACTTGTCTGGCTTTAGTGCAAATCCATCTAGCAAATCCATCTATGCTGCAGATTGTACATTTAATAGTGAGCCATCAGATGGATGGCATCTGAAAGAAGATAATGCAGAGAATCTTCTGGAAGCCGTTGTTGCCAGTGCTTACTGTTTTACTGATGATTACTCGCTCAACAAAATGGCTGGTCTGGAATCCTTAAACATGTCATCAGGAAAACCTGTCCCTTCTCGCAAAAGGCTAAATCAATCTGCAGAAAGTGATTCGGTTGGAGATGCAGTTACACGAAGCACTCTTACATCGGCTTCTGCTGGGGTAGACAAATATGCTTCGACTAACTGTCCACATTCTGCTTCTTCATTTGATTATGTTGTCAGTACATTTGATGAGGGACATCATCAGACAAAAGTCTTCAGCTCTTTGGATTGTCACAAGGAGTCAAAAATATCTAATACTAACAAGAAAAGGAGACGGTCTGGTGATAGTCATAAGCCCAGACCACGAGATAGGCAGTTAATTCAGGACCGGCTTAAGGAATTGCGGCAACTTGTCCCTAGTGGTGCCAAA TGTAGCATTGATGGTTTACTAGATAAGACCATAAAGCACATGCTGTTTCTGCGAAGTGTTACTGATCAGGCTGATAAATTAAGGTTCCAGGCTCAGACAGAG GTAGCCCCTGACAAGAACCTTCAGTCACCTCCAATAAAATCTAGCAATCAACAAGGAACCTCTTGGGCTCTAGAATTGGGAAGCGTGGACCAGATATGCCCAATAATTGTCAAAGATTTGGAATACCCTGGACACATGCTTATAGAG ATGATGTGTGACGACCATGGACGTTTCTTAGAAATTTCTGATGTTATTCACCGTTTGGAGCTGACGATTTTGAAGGGCGTGATGGAAAAGCGTTCAGAGAGCACCTGGGCTCACTTCATTGTTGAG GCTTCAGGAAGCTTCCATAGACTGGATATCTTCTGGCCACTGATGCAGCTCCTACAGCAAGTGCCAAGTTCTGTTTCACGCAACATCTAG
- the LOC778232 gene encoding transcription factor pfi (The RefSeq protein has 1 substitution compared to this genomic sequence) has protein sequence MSAASLRHFLESLCFKSPWNYAVFWKLQHQCPIILTWEDGYLDVPGAREPYRSQNGNYYSKNLSDLSPNCGSRSHNGYLSAHSIGLAVAEMSSTYHIAGKGVVGEVASLGIPRWISSDSVAPAELGFGSVAECPDKWMLQFVAGIKTILLVPCIPYGVLQLGSVETVAENMEMVTILAEEFDAHLKFVESFLPGGESCEFLLQSTLSETLNIPSATTTNKVNEDDVAADIPIVEDHKSSAVFPMTSLIDVQHPFQLSGQHMQNVLENENESKIGKFVEHMPNVLENAYKWEIPMQHVDMINLVKQLAHGYSDDNRSGITERSIVRSSCHTKDIDAFSYSSCNVGGVGVSNEVDFHFDGDMLDPRSLGMDCHNTILGNVSNSFSCSTERELHEAFGSTIHNLSGFSANPSSKSIYAADCTFNSEPSDGWHLKEDNAENLLEAVVASAYCFTDDYSLNKMAGLESLNMSSGKPVPSRKRLNQSAESDSVGDAVTRSTLTSASAGVDKYASTNRPHSASSFDYVVSTFDEGHHQTKVFSSLDCHKESKISNTNKKRRRSGDSHKPRPRDRQLIQDRLKELRQLVPSGAKCSIDGLLDKTIKHMLFLRSVTDQADKLRFQAQTEVAPDKNLQSPPIKSSNQQGTSWALELGSVDQICPIIVKDLEYPGHMLIEMMCDDHGRFLEISDVIHRLELTILKGVMEKRSESTWAHFIVEASGSFHRLDIFWPLMQLLQQVPSSVSRNI, from the exons ATGAGTGCTGCTTCCTTGAGGCATTTCCTTGAAAGTCTCTGCTTCAAATCTCCATGGAATTATGCAGTGTTCTGGAAGCTTCAGCACCAGTGTCCTAT CATTTTGACATGGGAAGATGGATATCTGGATGTTCCGGGTGCTAGAGAACCTTACAGAAGTCAAAATGGCAATTATTATAGCAAAAACTTGAGTGACTTATCCCCAAACTGTGGGtcaagatcacataatggataTTTGAGTGCACATTCAATTGGCTTAGCCGTGGCTGAGATGTCAAGTACTTATCACATTGCAGGAAAAGG GGTGGTAGGTGAAGTGGCTTCTTTGGGCATCCCCCGCTGGATTTCTTCCGACAGTGTAGCACCTGCAGAGCTTGGGTTTGGTTCTGTTGCTGAG TGTCCAGATAAGTGGATGCTTCAGTTTGTCGCTGGCATTAAG ACTATATTGCTGGTACCTTGTATACCTTATGGTGTTCTTCAATTAGGATCAGTGGAAACG GTAGCTGAAAACATGGAGATGGTTACCATTCTGGCTGAAGAATTTGATGCCCATCTCAAATTTGTGGAGAGCTTTTTACCTGGTGGAGAAAGCTGTGAATTTCTTCTACAATCTACTCTCTCAGAGACTTTGAATATACCATCTGCAACTACCACAAATAAGGTGAACGAAGATGATGTAGCTGCTGATATACCAATTGTGGAAGATCACAAATCATCAGCTGTATTTCCAATGACTTCACTAATTGATGTTCAACATCCCTTTCAGTTATCTGGACAACACATGCAAAATGTCCTCGAGAATGAAAATGAAAGCAAAATTGGCAAATTTGTTGAACACATGCCAAATGTTCTTGAAAATGCATATAAATGGGAAATTCCAATGCAACATGTGGACATGATTAATCTAGTGAAGCAACTTGCTCATGGATATTCTGATGATAATAGATCAGGGATAACCGAAAGAAGCATCGTTAGATCTTCTTGCCATACAAAAGATATAGATGCCTTTTCTTACTCTAGCTGCAATGTCGGCGGAGTCGGTGTTTCCAATGAGGTAGATTTTCACTTTGATGGAGACATGCTAGATCCACGATCTCTTGGAATGGATTGCCACAACACTATTCTTGGAAATGTAAGTAATTCTTTTAGCTGCTCGACAGAACGTGAACTACACGAAGCCTTTGGAAGTACAATTCACAACTTGTCTGGCTTTAGTGCAAATCCATCTAGCAAATCCATCTATGCTGCAGATTGTACATTTAATAGTGAGCCATCAGATGGATGGCATCTGAAAGAAGATAATGCAGAGAATCTTCTGGAAGCCGTTGTTGCCAGTGCTTACTGTTTTACTGATGATTACTCGCTCAACAAAATGGCTGGTCTGGAATCCTTAAACATGTCATCAGGAAAACCTGTCCCTTCTCGCAAAAGGCTAAATCAATCTGCAGAAAGTGATTCGGTTGGAGATGCAGTTACACGAAGCACTCTTACATCGGCTTCTGCTGGGGTAGACAAATATGCTTCGACTAACTGTCCACATTCTGCTTCTTCATTTGATTATGTTGTCAGTACATTTGATGAGGGACATCATCAGACAAAAGTCTTCAGCTCTTTGGATTGTCACAAGGAGTCAAAAATATCTAATACTAACAAGAAAAGGAGACGGTCTGGTGATAGTCATAAGCCCAGACCACGAGATAGGCAGTTAATTCAGGACCGGCTTAAGGAATTGCGGCAACTTGTCCCTAGTGGTGCCAAA TGTAGCATTGATGGTTTACTAGATAAGACCATAAAGCACATGCTGTTTCTGCGAAGTGTTACTGATCAGGCTGATAAATTAAGGTTCCAGGCTCAGACAGAG GTAGCCCCTGACAAGAACCTTCAGTCACCTCCAATAAAATCTAGCAATCAACAAGGAACCTCTTGGGCTCTAGAATTGGGAAGCGTGGACCAGATATGCCCAATAATTGTCAAAGATTTGGAATACCCTGGACACATGCTTATAGAG ATGATGTGTGACGACCATGGACGTTTCTTAGAAATTTCTGATGTTATTCACCGTTTGGAGCTGACGATTTTGAAGGGCGTGATGGAAAAGCGTTCAGAGAGCACCTGGGCTCACTTCATTGTTGAG GCTTCAGGAAGCTTCCATAGACTGGATATCTTCTGGCCACTGATGCAGCTCCTACAGCAAGTGCCAAGTTCTGTTTCACGCAACATCTAG